A window from Chrysemys picta bellii isolate R12L10 chromosome 20, ASM1138683v2, whole genome shotgun sequence encodes these proteins:
- the LOC101939619 gene encoding C5a anaphylatoxin chemotactic receptor 1-like, whose amino-acid sequence MASPFPTRSWGQLSGNVTSPVANNSTMPTSNVLDQLSVAIFVVSSLLGTVGNSLVIWVTCFRMRRTVNSIWFLSLALANLLYSLLLPFYAAKTAAGNQWAFGNFLCKAVNSLLFLSMFTSVFQLTLISADCCLLVAHPVWAQRFRTPRLAWGAAAVAWLLAGAFSAPYLVFRQVTCRGERCFCINNFGDEATRMARQQAMIMVRFVAGFLAPLLVITACHVVMMLRAGHRGRRPNRTAKVVAAVVLSFFFCWLPYHVFNFLHRSPSNRAAFKVGSSLAFSLTCLGCFLNPLLYAFLGRRFQEGLRGSSRTRWLEAAMAEDSMGSGSGRRNNRSLGSTTPSELRIMQP is encoded by the exons ATGgcgtcccccttccccaccaggagctgggggcag CTTTCCGGCAACGTCACCTCACCCGTGGCCAACAACAGCACCATGCCCACTTCCAATGTCCTCGACCAGCTCTCGGTGGCCATCTTCGTGGTCTCCTCCCTGCTGGGCACGGTGGGCAACAGCCTGGTGATTTGGGTCACCTGCTTCCGCATGCGCCGGACGGTCAACTCGATCTGGTTCCTGAGCCTGGCGCTGGCCAACCTGCTCTActccctgctgctgcctttcTACGCCGCCAAGACCGCCGCGGGCAATCAGTGGGCCTTCGGCAACTTCCTCTGCAAAGCCGTCaactccctcctcttcctcagcaTGTTCACCAGCGTCTTCCAGCTGACGCTCATCTCGGCCGATTGCTGCCTGCTGGTGGCCCATCCCGTCTGGGCCCAGCGGTTCCGCACGCCGCGCTTGGCCTGGGGGGCGGCCGCCGTGGcgtggctgctggccggggctTTCTCGGCCCCCTACCTGGTCTTCCGGCAGGTGACCTGCCGGGGCGAGCGCTGCTTTTGCATCAACAATTTCGGGGACGAGGCGACGAGGATGGCGCGGCAGCAGGCCATGATCATGGTGCGGTTTGTGGCTGGCTTCCTGGCGCCGCTGCTGGTCATCACAGCCTGCCACGTGGTCATGATGCTGCGGGCCGGGCACCGGGGCCGCCGGCCCAACCGTACGGCCAAGGTGGTAGCTGCCGTGGTGTTGAGTTTCTTCTTCTGCTGGCTGCCCTACCACGTCTTCAACTTCCTGCACAGGTCGCCGAGCAATCGTGCAGCCTTCAAGGTGGGCTCCTCCCTGGCCTTCAGCCTCACCTGCCTGGGCTGCttcctcaaccccctgctctacgCCTTCCTGGGCCGCCGCTTCCAGGAGGGGCTGCGGGGCAGCAGCCGCACCCGCTGGCTGGAGGCCGCCATGGCCGAAGACTCGATGGGCTCCGGCAGCGGGCGCCGGAACAACCGCTCACTGGGCTCCACCACCCCCTCCGAGCTGCGGATAATGCAGCCgtga